From the genome of Etheostoma spectabile isolate EspeVRDwgs_2016 chromosome 10, UIUC_Espe_1.0, whole genome shotgun sequence, one region includes:
- the nox1 gene encoding NADPH oxidase 1 codes for MGNWIINNGLTSFILVVWMAINLFIFVWFYQLYDLSDDFFYTRHLLGSALPWARAPAAVLNFNCMLILLPVCRNLLSLLRGSFMCCGRTMRKQLDKNLSFHKLVAYMIALMTAVHTVAHLLNVEWFNNSRRGVYGRLSTALSNLSDSESTTYLNPIRRTDINAQQTPTYFVFTSIAGLTGVIITLALILIITSSMEVIRRSYFEVFWYIHHLFIIFFIGLVFHGAGFIVRRQKTTNPPHNFTYCKDRSDDWGQIPECPIPQFMGGPAQTWWWVIGPMILYICERVLRFIRYIQTVQYKKIVMHPSKVLELQLVKDGFKMEVGQYVFLNCPAISQLEWHPFTMTSAPEEDFFSVHIRSAGDWTDKLIDIMQQLPEGAQGPKMGVDGPFGTASEDVFDYEVSMLVGAGIGVTPFASILKSIWYKFKISNSKLRTRKIYFYWLCRETHAFEWFSDLLQVLEREMEERGMGNFLTYKLYLTGWDQNLHRHEGVHFEKDTDVVTGLKQKTHYGRPAWDKEFEQVRKENPTSVVGTFLCGPAVLAKVLEKKCAKYSDVDPRKTKFYFNKENF; via the exons ATGGGTAACTGGATTATTAACAATGGACTTACATCCTTCATACTG GTGGTCTGGATGGCCATAAACCTCTTCATTTTCGTCTGGTTTTACCAATTGTACGATCTGAGTGATGACTTTTTCTATACGCGTCATCTGTTAGGG TCTGCCTTGCCCTGGGCCAGAGCTCCTGCTGCTGTCCTCAACTTTAACTGCATGCTGATCCTCCTCCCGGTGTGCAGAAACCTGCTGTCGCTGCTCCGAGGCTCCTTCATG tgttGCGGCAGAACCATGAGAAAACAACTGGACAAAAATCTGAGTTTCCACAAGCTGGTGGCGTACATGATAGCTCTGATGACAG CCGTGCACACAGTTGCCCATCTGCTGAACGTGGAGTGGTTCAACAACAGCAGACGAGGAGTGTATGGGCGACTCAGCACTGCTCTGTCCAACCTGTCGGACTCAGAATCCACCACCTACCTGAACCCAATCCGCAGAACAGACATC AATGCGCAGCAGACTCCAACCTACTTTGTGTTCACCTCCATTGCTGGCCTCACAGGGGTCATCATCACTCTGGccctcatcctcatcatcacctCCTCCATGGAGGTCATCAGACGCAGCTATTTTGAAGTCTTCTGGTACATCCACcatctcttcatcatcttcttcattGGTCTCGTGTTTCACGGAGCCGG ATTCATCGTGAGGAgacaaaagacaacaaatcCACCGCACAACTTCACCTATTGTAAAGACCGCAGTGATGACTGGGGACAGATTCCTGAGTGTCCCATCCCTCAGTTTATGGGAGGGCCAGCTCAG acctgGTGGTGGGTGATTGGTCCAATGATTTTGTACATCTGTGAACGTGTGTTGCGTTTCATCCGTTACATTCAGACAGTGCAATACAAGAAG ATTGTGATGCATCCATCCAAAGTGCTGGAGCTGCAGCTGGTGAAGGACGGTTTTAAAATGGAGGTGGGTCAGTACGTCTTCCTCAACTGCCCGGCCATCTCCCAGCTGGAGTGGCACCCGTTCACCATGACTTCTGCCCCCGAGGAGGACTTCTTCAGCGTCCACATCCGCTCGGCCGGGGACTGGACTGACAAACTAATAGACATCATGCAGCAACTACCAGAGGGAGCACAGGGACCCAA AATGGGTGTGGACGGACCCTTTGGCACAGCCAGCGAGGACGTATTCGACTACGAGGTCAGCATGCTGGTCGGTGCCGGCATCGGAGTCACTCCCTTCGCCTCCATCCTCAAGTCCATCTGGTACAAGTTCAAAATCTCCAACTCTAAACTGCGCACCAGGAAG ATTTACTTCTATTGGCTCTGCCGGGAAACACACGCCTTTGAGTGGTTTTCTGACCTGCTGCAGGtgctggagagagagatggaggagagaggaatgGGGAATTTCCTCACCTACAAACTCTATCTGACTGGATGGGATCAAAATCTC CATCGTCATGAAGGGGTTCACTTTGAAAAGGACACAGATGTGGTCACCGGGCTCAAACAGAAAACTCACTACGGCAGACCCGCCTGGGACAAGGAGTTTGAACAAGTCCGCAAAGAGAACCCCAC gtctgtGGTTGGGACTTTCCTTTGTGGCCCTGCAGTTCTAGCAAAAGTCTTGGAAAAGAAATGTGCCAAATACTCAGATGTGGATCCTCGGAAGACCAAATTTTACTTCAACAAGGAGAATTTCTGa
- the xkrx gene encoding XK-related protein 2, with protein sequence MTCEVAMEEQEREISDMDPQECSTVVENGVMLVINHSRIRPPFSVVLATVLYCAEFVSAAVLCSMYHKTDDDIWMGLTITFMLLPAVLIQLALTFIHRDLGRDRPLVLFLHLLMLGPVIRCFEALVVFFKAGKKEEPYVTISRKISLKKGQGMPMEWEIGQSERNLATHRNAFKRTAVIQAFLGSAPQLTLQLYATIQEKYILPARLALMVITLISITYGALVCSILAIQIRYDDYKVRLRPLAYVCMIVWRVLEIATRITALVLFSTALTHWVILVGMSNLLFFFFLPWVEFWARKSSLTQDVEKNFSKLGTTVVLCMFTLLYACINIFCWSAVQLDLSHRELIERKQRWGRLAMYYGARFVENFLLITLWYFFKSDFYEYVCAPLLAVQLLICYSLAVLFMLLFYQFCHPCRRLFKYNVHDCLHCICCHTGRREARGQRGKLPPSYSTAATMVLVQEEPLALLDPQNSQPLDLTSQLGERETAIVEDMMEAA encoded by the exons ATGACGTGCGAAGTGGCCATGGAAGAGCAAGAGAGGGAGATCTCGGACATGGACCCACAGGAGTGCTCCACGGTGGTGGAGAACGGAGTCATGCTGGTGATCAATCACAGCCGGATCCGGCCTCCGTTCAGCGTCGTCCTGGCCACCGTGCTCTACTGCGCAGAGTTCGTCTCCGCCGCCGTGCTCTGCAGCATGTACCACAAGACCGACGACGACATCTGGATGGGCCTCACCATCACCTTCATGCTGCTGCCCGCCGTGCTCATCCAGTTGGCGCTGACGTTCATCCACAGAGACCTGGGTCGGGACCGGCCCCTGGTTCTCTTCCTGCATCTCCTGATGCTCGGTCCTGTCATTCG GTGTTTCGAGGCTCTGGTAGTCTTTTTCAAGGCGGGTAAAAAGGAGGAGCCTTACGTCACCATCTCCAGGAAGATCAGTCTGAAGAAGGGACAGGGGATGCCCATGGAGTGGGAAATTGGCCAATCGGAGCGCAACCTGGCCACCCACAGAAACGCCTTCAAACGCACCGCGGTCATCCAGGCTTTTCTAGGCTCTGCGCCTCAACTGACGCTCCAGCTCTATGCCACCATCCAGGAGAAATACATCCTCCCTGCAAGAT tggCTCTGATGGTCATCACCTTGATCTCCATCACGTACGGGGCTCTTGTGTGCAGCATTCTGGCCATTCAGATCAGATATGATGACTACAAGGTGCGCTTGCGCCCCCttgcctacgtgtgcatgaTTGTGTGGAGAGTGCTGGAGATTGCAACCCGGATCACCGCTCTGGTGCTCTTCAGCACGGCGCTCACACACTGGGTGATCCTCGTCGGCATGTCAAAcctgctcttcttcttctttctccccTGGGTTGAGTTCTGGGCCAGGAAAAGCTCGCTGACTCAGGATGTGGAGAAAAACTTCTCCAAGCTGGGCACCACAGTGGTGCTGTGCATGTTTACGTTGCTCTACGCCTGCATTAACATCTTCTGCTGGTCGGCGGTGCAGTTGGACCTCTCGCATCGAGAGCTCATCGAGAGGAAGCAGCGCTGGGGCCGACTGGCCATGTACTACGGCGCACGCTTTGTTGAGAACTTCCTCCTCATCACGCTCTGGTACTTCTTCAAGTCGGACTTCTACGAGTACGTGTGTGCGCCGCTGCTGGCCGTCCAGCTGCTGATCTGCTACAGCCTGGCGGTGCTCTTTATGCTGCTCTTCTACCAGTTCTGCCACCCCTGCAGACGCCTCTTCAAGTACAACGTGCACGACTGCCTGCACTGCATCTGCTGCCATACAGGACGGAGGGAAGCGAGAGGTCAACGAGGGAAGCTGCCACCCTCATATTCCACCGCTGCCACCATGGTGCTGGTGCAGGAGGAGCCTCTGGCGCTGCTGGACCCCCAAAACTCCCAACCCCTGGACCTCACCAGTCAGCTGGGAGAGCGGGAGACTGCTATTGTTGAAGACATGATGGAAGCAGCCTGA